A single window of Liolophura sinensis isolate JHLJ2023 chromosome 6, CUHK_Ljap_v2, whole genome shotgun sequence DNA harbors:
- the LOC135469226 gene encoding uncharacterized protein LOC135469226, with translation MWMYALCSALLAVGSSILVMSTRVIHIAVYCTIHGAVDGLLMTTIYPTLQLLTTNVKAKQLLWSLTLFVIGVGQVVGLPMAGLIYDETRSYSLVFYIASGVFGTAAFAFLVICIKNASRDVESQEVTSRKAGIMGDVQKQGTGYKSLGDTRELSKDGSDSRESGSAETQDGKSGAGITRRFREGSGDSGDYVSADLDPLDAKSVAVSTTRGTASDIHQTTLKEDK, from the exons ATGTGGATGTACGCCCTGTGTAGCGCGCTACTAGCCGTGGGGTCTTCTATACTGGTCATGTCCACTCGGGTCATCCATATCGCCGTATACTGCACCA TTCATGGCGCAGTGGACGGCCTCCTGATGACCACAATATACCCGACACTCCAATTACTGACCACAAATGTCAAGGCTAAACAGTTACTCTGGTCGCTGACCCTGTTCGTCATTGGGGTGGGACAAGTAGTCGGTCTGCCGATGGCTG GTCTTATCTATGACGAGACACGGTCATATAGTCTTGTGTTTTACATCGCCTCTGGAGTTTTCGGAACAGCTGCTTTCGCCTTTCTGGTAATCTGTATCAAAAACGCCAGCCGAGATGTGGAATCACAGGAAGTGACATCAAGAAAAGCGGGAATCATGGGAGATGTGCAAAAACAGGGCACCGGATATAAGTCATTGGGAGACACTCGAGAGTTGTCTAAGGACGGATCTGATTCACGCGAGTCCGGATCGGCTGAAACGCAGGACGGCAAATCTGGAGCAGGAATAACTCGTCGATTCAGAGAAGGTTCTGGTGATTCTGGAGACTACGTGTCAGCTGATTTGGACCCGCTGGACGCTAAATCTGTAGCGGTGTCAACCACCAGGGGAACAGCCAGCGACATCCATCAAACAACTTTAAAAGAAGACAAATAA